In Synechococcus sp. Nb3U1, one DNA window encodes the following:
- the mfd gene encoding transcription-repair coupling factor — MSFIPLVRFLAQSSLIQDLSAQLGSQQRAEIQGLGRIPKGLIASAVAQQGSLLVITATLEEAGRWTAQLEGMGWDTVQFYPTSEASPYEPFDLEPELVWGQFQVLADRIQGKKKVAWVATERALQPHLPPPEVFRAFCFRLEVGMELSPKHLGQHLARLGYERVNLVESEGQWSQRGDILDVFPVASEWPVRLEWFGDELEKLREFDPVSQRSQDGIPHIWLTPTGYSPILKPALEAKADRLPPTLQAQLSDPAHQPQGLRRFLGLLYDQPANLLSYLDPATLILIDEPEQCQAHSQQWLYHAQEQWQLAQATEPALPPFHRPFDLNAPDWDPFRRLTAKSLSSPAPNGLEPAPVDFKGRAVQAIPHQFGSLAKTIREHRKQQLQVWIVSAQPSRVVALLQEHDCPAQYVPNPKDFPALDRQVESHTPIALKYSGLAELEGFILPTLRLALLTDREFFGQHSLATPTYVRKRRQASSRQVDPNLLQPGDFVVHKAHGIGKFLKLESLTVSNETREYLVIQYSDGLLRVAADQVNSLSRYRPSSDAPPTLNKMSGSAWEKTKQKVKKSIQKVAFDLLELYAKRAEQTGFAFPPDSPWQQEMEDSFPYTLTPDQIRSIQEVKQDMESHRPMDRLVCGDVGFGKTEVAIRAIFKAVSAGKQVALLAPTTILTQQHYHTLKERFAPYPIQVGLLNRFRSNEEKKEILYRLKSGELDVVVGTHQLLGKEVHFKNLGLLVIDEEQRFGVNQKEKIKALKTQVDVLTLTATPIPRTLYMALSGLREMSLIQTPPPSRRPIKTHLSPYNPEVIRTAIRQELDRGGQVFYVVNRIEGIEETSTKLREWVPGARIAVGHGQMPEGELESTMLGFNNGETDILVCTTIVESGLDIPRVNTILIENAQAFGLSQLYQLRGRVGRAGIQAHAWLFYRENGVLSEDAHKRLRAIQEFTQLGSGYQLAMRDMEIRGVGNLLGTQQSGQLNAVGFDLYLEMLQDAIKEIRGQEIPQVEDTQIDLNVTAMIPQSYIPDGDQKMQAYRQLATASSRVELFQITQEWQDRFGPLPKPTQELLRVMELKLIARSLGFSRIKPAKEHILLETPMEEPAWNRLKETLPSHLQPRFVYQSGKVTVRGLGMMTPPQQLENLLQWLKKMNLALTRERMETGIQVAS, encoded by the coding sequence ATGTCTTTTATCCCATTGGTACGCTTCTTGGCTCAATCCAGCCTGATTCAGGATCTCTCGGCACAACTGGGATCCCAGCAGCGGGCAGAAATTCAGGGTTTGGGGCGGATCCCCAAGGGGTTGATCGCTTCAGCCGTGGCCCAACAGGGATCCCTGTTGGTCATCACTGCCACCCTAGAAGAAGCCGGTCGCTGGACAGCCCAACTCGAGGGCATGGGTTGGGACACAGTACAGTTTTATCCCACCTCCGAAGCCTCCCCCTACGAGCCATTTGATCTGGAACCCGAGCTGGTATGGGGGCAGTTCCAAGTTTTGGCGGATCGCATTCAGGGCAAAAAAAAGGTTGCTTGGGTGGCAACTGAGCGAGCCCTACAACCCCACCTTCCCCCTCCCGAAGTCTTTCGAGCCTTTTGTTTCCGGTTGGAAGTAGGTATGGAACTATCCCCGAAACACCTGGGACAACACCTGGCCCGCCTCGGCTACGAACGGGTCAACCTGGTGGAAAGTGAGGGGCAGTGGAGCCAACGGGGGGATATTCTCGATGTATTTCCAGTTGCCTCCGAATGGCCAGTACGCCTGGAGTGGTTTGGAGATGAATTAGAAAAACTGCGGGAATTTGACCCCGTCAGCCAGCGCTCTCAGGACGGGATCCCCCACATTTGGCTCACCCCCACCGGCTATAGCCCGATCCTAAAGCCCGCTCTGGAGGCCAAAGCCGATCGCCTCCCCCCAACCCTGCAAGCTCAGTTGAGCGACCCAGCCCATCAACCCCAGGGTCTCCGCCGCTTTTTGGGCTTGCTCTACGATCAACCCGCCAACCTGCTCAGCTATCTGGATCCCGCTACCCTGATCCTGATCGACGAACCGGAGCAATGCCAGGCCCACAGCCAACAATGGCTCTACCACGCCCAAGAACAATGGCAGCTAGCCCAAGCCACAGAACCAGCCCTCCCACCCTTTCACCGTCCCTTCGACCTCAATGCCCCAGACTGGGATCCCTTCCGGCGCTTAACCGCTAAATCCTTATCTTCCCCCGCTCCAAATGGATTAGAACCCGCCCCCGTCGATTTCAAAGGGCGAGCCGTTCAAGCCATTCCCCACCAATTCGGATCCTTGGCCAAGACGATCCGGGAACACCGTAAGCAACAGTTACAGGTGTGGATTGTTTCTGCCCAACCATCCCGAGTCGTCGCTCTACTGCAAGAACACGATTGCCCCGCCCAATACGTACCCAACCCGAAAGATTTTCCGGCCCTGGATCGACAAGTAGAATCTCATACCCCGATCGCCCTCAAGTATTCCGGTTTGGCGGAATTGGAAGGATTTATCCTGCCCACCCTACGTCTAGCGCTGCTCACCGACCGCGAGTTTTTCGGCCAACACAGCCTCGCCACCCCCACCTATGTGCGCAAACGCCGCCAAGCCAGCTCCCGCCAGGTGGATCCCAACTTGTTACAACCCGGCGATTTTGTCGTTCACAAAGCCCACGGCATTGGCAAGTTCCTGAAACTGGAGAGCCTGACGGTTAGCAACGAAACCCGTGAGTACCTGGTGATTCAGTACAGCGATGGCCTGTTGCGAGTGGCCGCCGACCAGGTCAATTCCCTATCTCGCTACCGCCCCAGTAGCGATGCCCCTCCCACCCTCAACAAAATGTCCGGGAGTGCCTGGGAAAAGACCAAACAGAAGGTGAAAAAAAGCATTCAAAAAGTTGCCTTTGATCTACTCGAACTCTACGCTAAGCGGGCCGAACAAACAGGTTTTGCCTTTCCCCCCGATTCCCCCTGGCAACAGGAGATGGAAGACTCCTTTCCTTACACCCTCACCCCCGATCAAATTCGCTCCATACAGGAAGTCAAGCAGGATATGGAATCTCATCGCCCCATGGATCGACTGGTGTGCGGAGATGTCGGATTCGGGAAAACAGAAGTAGCCATTCGCGCCATATTTAAGGCAGTTAGCGCCGGAAAACAAGTGGCCCTTTTGGCCCCGACCACCATCCTGACCCAGCAACATTACCACACCCTGAAAGAGCGATTTGCCCCATACCCTATCCAAGTTGGTTTGCTCAATCGCTTCCGCAGTAATGAAGAGAAAAAAGAGATCTTATATCGTCTCAAAAGTGGCGAATTAGATGTGGTTGTCGGTACCCATCAACTCTTGGGAAAAGAAGTTCACTTCAAAAACCTCGGACTGTTGGTGATCGACGAAGAGCAACGCTTCGGCGTTAATCAAAAAGAGAAAATCAAGGCCCTCAAAACGCAGGTAGATGTCCTCACCCTCACTGCTACCCCCATTCCCCGCACCCTCTACATGGCTCTATCTGGCCTGCGGGAAATGAGCCTCATTCAAACCCCTCCCCCTTCCCGCCGCCCAATTAAAACCCATCTTTCTCCCTACAACCCTGAGGTGATTCGCACCGCCATTCGACAAGAATTGGATCGGGGTGGGCAGGTCTTTTACGTGGTCAACCGCATTGAAGGTATTGAAGAAACCAGCACCAAACTGCGGGAATGGGTGCCTGGGGCTCGCATTGCCGTCGGCCATGGACAAATGCCAGAAGGTGAGTTGGAATCTACCATGCTCGGCTTCAACAACGGCGAAACCGACATTTTAGTCTGTACCACCATCGTCGAATCCGGGCTAGATATTCCAAGAGTGAATACGATTTTGATCGAAAATGCCCAGGCTTTTGGTCTATCCCAACTCTATCAATTGCGGGGTCGGGTCGGTCGGGCCGGGATCCAAGCCCATGCCTGGCTGTTCTACCGAGAAAATGGGGTACTCAGTGAAGATGCCCACAAACGACTACGGGCTATTCAAGAATTTACCCAGCTGGGATCCGGTTATCAATTGGCGATGCGAGACATGGAAATTCGCGGTGTAGGAAATCTGTTGGGAACCCAACAATCGGGCCAGCTCAATGCGGTGGGCTTCGATCTTTACCTGGAAATGTTACAGGATGCCATTAAAGAAATTCGTGGCCAAGAGATCCCACAGGTAGAAGATACCCAAATCGACCTCAATGTAACAGCCATGATCCCACAAAGCTATATACCTGATGGGGATCAAAAAATGCAGGCGTACCGACAATTGGCCACAGCCAGTTCTCGAGTAGAACTCTTTCAAATTACTCAGGAGTGGCAAGACCGTTTTGGCCCCTTACCCAAACCCACTCAGGAACTGCTGCGGGTGATGGAATTAAAGTTGATAGCCCGTTCCCTTGGTTTTTCGCGCATTAAACCAGCCAAAGAGCATATTTTGCTAGAAACACCCATGGAAGAGCCCGCTTGGAATCGCCTCAAGGAAACCCTTCCCTCCCATTTACAACCTCGCTTTGTCTATCAATCTGGTAAAGTGACTGTGCGTGGATTGGGGATGATGACCCCACCTCAGCAATTAGAGAACCTTTTGCAATGGCTGAAGAAAATGAACCTAGCTCTGACACGAGAGCGTATGGAAACTGGGATCCAAGTGGCTTCCTAA
- a CDS encoding DUF2949 domain-containing protein, whose product MEPTAPDLLALSQSDRQFCQFAEQKHILQPKQLALALKIQKQQRGPLALILWQLGFVGLQHLAEFWERMPSGAELEALTAPRTPESVNESIPS is encoded by the coding sequence ATGGAACCGACCGCGCCTGATTTGTTAGCGCTCAGCCAATCGGATCGGCAGTTTTGCCAGTTCGCCGAGCAGAAACATATTCTCCAACCCAAACAGTTGGCCCTAGCCCTAAAAATCCAGAAGCAACAGCGCGGCCCTTTGGCTTTGATCCTGTGGCAGTTGGGCTTTGTTGGCCTACAGCATTTGGCCGAATTCTGGGAGAGAATGCCTTCCGGAGCCGAACTAGAAGCTCTCACCGCGCCCCGCACCCCCGAGAGCGTCAACGAAAGTATCCCTAGCTAA
- a CDS encoding low-complexity tail membrane protein, whose protein sequence is MRKHWQEPFLWIHAAGILVFPLWIGLTVIGLATGDPLFPVGVEQALVAVAGIVPIFVMQWRKPFNIFSLLVVSIAPDDLTPEQRRILAAFLSPEQKILTVLAAILMLEVCERLYDFAPLFAPLTPSHGTRIAGLVMAALGFWGANLFLQIPVSVARVLLLSEPELAQIEPIPTHQIESQFSVVGSQRTQLLQRLLSWLPLPSQEPEVALAESGSASSVPTHSTPSHPESTAPPETASETPVDPA, encoded by the coding sequence ATGCGCAAACACTGGCAGGAGCCTTTCCTCTGGATCCATGCTGCCGGGATCCTCGTCTTTCCCCTTTGGATTGGATTGACCGTCATCGGTTTGGCCACCGGGGATCCCCTGTTTCCGGTCGGGGTCGAGCAGGCTTTGGTGGCTGTTGCCGGCATTGTGCCGATTTTTGTCATGCAGTGGCGCAAACCCTTCAATATCTTCAGTTTGTTGGTGGTCTCGATTGCCCCCGATGACCTCACCCCCGAGCAGCGCCGCATCTTGGCTGCCTTCCTCAGCCCGGAACAAAAAATCTTGACGGTCTTGGCCGCCATTCTGATGCTGGAGGTGTGTGAGCGCCTCTACGACTTTGCCCCTCTTTTTGCCCCACTCACCCCCAGCCATGGCACCCGCATTGCCGGTTTGGTCATGGCTGCCCTTGGCTTTTGGGGGGCCAACTTGTTCCTGCAGATCCCGGTGTCAGTGGCACGGGTGCTCCTGTTAAGTGAGCCAGAATTGGCCCAAATTGAGCCCATCCCCACCCACCAGATAGAAAGCCAGTTTTCCGTGGTCGGTAGCCAGCGCACCCAGCTTTTGCAGAGGTTGCTCAGTTGGCTTCCCTTGCCCAGTCAAGAACCCGAAGTCGCTTTAGCCGAGTCAGGTTCTGCTTCTAGTGTGCCCACCCATTCGACACCCTCACACCCCGAATCCACAGCTCCCCCTGAGACAGCTTCCGAAACACCTGTAGATCCTGCTTAA
- a CDS encoding NAD(P)H dehydrogenase subunit NdhS: MIYPGIAVRIINPADTYYRFEGQVQRVTDDHAAVLFEGGNWDKLVSFRLTELEVVDKSMSHS, translated from the coding sequence TTGATCTACCCCGGAATTGCCGTTCGGATCATCAACCCCGCCGATACCTATTATCGCTTTGAGGGGCAGGTTCAACGGGTCACCGATGACCACGCTGCTGTCCTTTTTGAAGGGGGCAATTGGGACAAGTTGGTGAGCTTTCGCCTCACAGAGCTGGAAGTGGTTGATAAATCCATGAGCCATTCCTAG
- a CDS encoding FHA domain-containing protein, whose translation MVTDTESSRLRTWHVLVIDDDQGRRAVALNAATYSIGRDPNSAIVVHSAAISRQHALLLRLPQKSGQYVYRLLDGNIEGKRSTNGISVNGEKCFTRDLKDGDQILLGDQVPIQYCIRQLSDEDFQQYLQSANFRSVKAEVVDRRSTTMQKFDPPSTQVILPQEETTENIKDLRSQRRNPLGLLMQTIWRRLRRG comes from the coding sequence ATGGTTACCGATACAGAGTCTTCCCGCTTGCGTACCTGGCATGTACTGGTGATCGATGACGATCAGGGGCGGCGGGCTGTGGCGCTGAATGCGGCCACCTATTCGATTGGCCGGGATCCCAACAGTGCGATTGTGGTTCATTCAGCGGCTATTTCTCGGCAGCACGCGCTGCTGCTGCGGCTACCACAAAAATCGGGTCAGTACGTCTATCGGCTGCTGGATGGCAATATCGAGGGTAAGCGCAGCACCAATGGCATCTCGGTGAATGGGGAGAAGTGTTTCACTCGGGATCTGAAGGATGGGGATCAGATTCTGTTGGGGGATCAGGTACCGATTCAGTACTGCATTCGTCAGTTGTCGGATGAAGATTTTCAGCAATACTTGCAATCTGCCAACTTCCGCAGTGTGAAGGCGGAGGTGGTGGATCGGCGATCGACCACGATGCAAAAGTTTGATCCGCCCTCTACGCAGGTAATTTTGCCGCAGGAGGAGACGACGGAAAATATCAAAGATTTGAGATCTCAACGTCGCAACCCACTGGGGTTACTGATGCAGACGATCTGGCGGCGGTTGAGGCGGGGGTGA
- a CDS encoding cation:proton antiporter domain-containing protein has product MLFNCVNPLLLAVETAAPLDPPVDPEVATNLSPLILVAVLMALVVIYLASRVAGEIAVRLSFPPVLGELLGGVMVGASVLGLLVFREGQVSGEELQTLAHSSTLMQFLQATAGLSEGSLTQVFSAQSEIIDILSEIGVIILLFEIGLESDLSELLRVGPQAAAVAVIGVAVPFLAGTLGLLYFFHVPAIPAVFAGAALTATSIGITARVLAELQKLTSPEGQVIIGAAVLDDVLGIIILAVVAGLAKNGEVNLTDIGIIIISAVTFLVGSIVLGRLLSSYFVALLNSLKTRGNPLLPALVLAFVLAYIGQIIHLEAILGAFAAGLILAETDKRQELEEQIKPISDLLVPIFFVCVGAKTNLAVLNPAIPANREGLVIALFLIGVAIVGKLAAGFGVFAKPGINRYAIGVGMIPRGEVGLVFAGVGAASGVLSDALDVSIIVMVIATTFVAPLWLRGVLVREEPTEADPVQSDELDASETPSLLDLQTEVTEQDRKDSSAGIPADFPDPERVGMPER; this is encoded by the coding sequence TTGCTGTTCAATTGCGTGAACCCGCTGTTGCTCGCTGTAGAAACCGCTGCCCCCCTTGATCCACCCGTTGATCCAGAAGTAGCGACCAATCTTTCTCCCCTGATCCTGGTAGCGGTGTTGATGGCTTTGGTGGTTATCTACCTGGCCAGCCGCGTTGCTGGAGAAATTGCCGTTCGTCTCAGCTTTCCACCCGTACTGGGCGAGCTACTCGGTGGCGTCATGGTGGGTGCTTCCGTCCTGGGACTGCTGGTTTTCCGCGAAGGACAAGTCTCCGGAGAAGAACTACAAACCTTGGCCCATTCCTCCACCCTGATGCAATTTTTGCAAGCCACCGCCGGCCTCAGCGAGGGATCCCTGACACAGGTGTTCTCTGCCCAAAGCGAGATCATCGATATCCTCTCCGAAATTGGGGTGATCATCCTCCTATTCGAAATTGGCCTGGAATCGGATCTGAGCGAACTGTTGCGAGTGGGCCCTCAAGCAGCAGCCGTAGCCGTCATTGGTGTTGCTGTCCCTTTTCTCGCGGGTACCCTCGGCTTGCTTTACTTCTTTCATGTGCCCGCCATACCCGCTGTCTTTGCCGGAGCTGCCCTGACCGCAACCAGCATTGGCATCACCGCCCGTGTCCTGGCCGAATTACAAAAGCTGACCTCCCCAGAAGGACAGGTGATCATCGGCGCTGCCGTCTTGGATGATGTCCTCGGCATCATCATCTTGGCGGTGGTAGCTGGCCTGGCCAAAAACGGAGAAGTCAACCTCACCGACATTGGCATCATCATCATCAGTGCCGTCACCTTCTTAGTCGGTTCCATCGTCTTGGGGCGCCTGCTCAGCTCCTACTTCGTCGCCCTCCTCAACAGCCTCAAAACCCGAGGCAATCCACTTCTGCCTGCCCTTGTCCTTGCCTTTGTATTGGCTTATATCGGGCAAATCATCCACCTAGAGGCCATTTTGGGTGCCTTTGCTGCCGGCCTGATCCTGGCGGAAACCGATAAACGCCAGGAGCTAGAAGAGCAAATCAAACCCATCTCCGACCTATTGGTGCCCATTTTCTTTGTCTGTGTGGGGGCCAAAACCAACCTCGCCGTCCTCAACCCCGCCATTCCCGCCAACCGAGAAGGTTTGGTGATCGCGCTCTTCTTGATTGGGGTGGCCATTGTCGGCAAGCTAGCAGCTGGTTTTGGAGTGTTTGCCAAACCGGGCATTAACCGATATGCCATCGGGGTGGGCATGATCCCGCGCGGTGAAGTAGGTTTAGTCTTTGCCGGCGTTGGAGCCGCTAGCGGTGTTCTCTCCGATGCCCTCGATGTCAGCATTATTGTTATGGTCATCGCCACCACGTTTGTTGCCCCCCTATGGCTGCGCGGGGTCTTGGTCAGGGAAGAACCAACAGAAGCTGACCCTGTTCAATCTGATGAATTAGACGCCTCTGAGACTCCTTCCCTTCTGGATCTGCAGACAGAAGTCACAGAGCAAGATCGCAAAGATAGCTCTGCTGGGATCCCTGCCGATTTTCCAGACCCAGAACGGGTCGGTATGCCTGAGCGTTAA
- a CDS encoding MATE family efflux transporter, with product MAQIFGLVISRQLSGRFFKLSAYNILSNLMAPLAGLLDVAFLGHLPEIRYLAGVALATVIFNFIYWSFGFLRMSTTGLVAQAAGRGDGEEVWRVGLRAMGLGIGIGLLLLLLHPLLREVGFALLSGTDEVKAAGRDYFNARIWGAPAYLLGLGILGWFLGKEAGAGGVDPFIGGKSGQCGAELCWGGGVGLGELGGWAGDGG from the coding sequence ATGGCACAGATTTTTGGCTTGGTCATTTCGCGGCAGCTGAGTGGGCGTTTTTTCAAGCTCTCGGCTTACAACATTCTTTCTAATTTAATGGCGCCGCTGGCGGGGCTGTTGGATGTGGCTTTTTTGGGGCATTTGCCGGAAATCCGTTATTTGGCGGGGGTGGCGCTGGCAACGGTGATCTTCAACTTTATCTATTGGTCGTTTGGTTTTTTGCGCATGTCTACAACAGGCTTGGTGGCTCAGGCTGCCGGACGAGGCGATGGGGAGGAGGTCTGGCGGGTGGGTCTACGGGCGATGGGGTTGGGGATAGGGATTGGATTACTCCTTTTGCTGTTGCATCCGCTTTTACGGGAGGTGGGGTTTGCCCTTTTGAGCGGTACGGATGAGGTTAAGGCTGCAGGGCGAGATTACTTCAATGCTCGGATTTGGGGGGCTCCTGCCTATTTGCTCGGTTTAGGAATCCTGGGTTGGTTCCTGGGCAAAGAGGCAGGGGCGGGCGGTGTTGATCCTTTCATTGGTGGGAAATCTGGGCAATGTGGTGCTGAATTATGTTGGGGTGGTGGTGTTGGGTTGGGGGAGCTGGGGGGCTGGGCTGGCGACGGCGGGTAG
- a CDS encoding MATE family efflux transporter, with the protein MLNYVGVVVLGWGSWGAGLATAGSECLMVLTGLGYWVGQEGLSGKRLWRLWGSLWEAKAVGAVFSLNGDITVRTFALVLSFALFTHFSSGMGVEILAANTLLLQVLTLTAYFVDGFAFATESLAGFYHGRKQREAGEAAAQQQLWGGAGVSEWAEFAVGFGHCSGIHGVFGELVWPNHQPRGGFGAD; encoded by the coding sequence GTGCTGAATTATGTTGGGGTGGTGGTGTTGGGTTGGGGGAGCTGGGGGGCTGGGCTGGCGACGGCGGGTAGCGAGTGTTTGATGGTGTTGACGGGGCTGGGATACTGGGTAGGGCAAGAGGGGCTATCTGGGAAGCGTCTATGGAGGTTGTGGGGATCCCTGTGGGAGGCTAAGGCTGTAGGGGCGGTCTTTAGTTTGAATGGGGATATTACCGTACGGACTTTTGCATTGGTGCTCAGTTTTGCCCTGTTTACCCATTTCAGTTCTGGTATGGGGGTGGAGATCCTGGCGGCGAACACGCTGCTGCTACAGGTGCTGACGTTGACGGCCTATTTTGTGGATGGGTTTGCTTTTGCGACAGAGAGTTTGGCGGGTTTTTATCATGGGCGCAAACAAAGGGAAGCTGGGGAGGCGGCGGCGCAGCAGCAGTTGTGGGGGGGTGCTGGGGTTAGCGAGTGGGCTGAGTTTGCTGTCGGGTTTGGTCATTGCTCTGGTATTCACGGGGTTTTCGGGGAGCTTGTTTGGCCTAATCACCAGCCAAGGGGCGGTTTTGGCGCAGATTGA
- a CDS encoding ABC transporter permease, with protein MMPPLRTLSDRWLPILCVGILLLLVWDPLSVWVNSPAAERLLERGTADCRTVLECARQLRNPILPSLGQLSRGLANMALPLTSTSTVGYNALITAAETLVGLGLALLVGFATAVALVFSRAFERMMLPWIVASQNVPIVALAPVLAVLLGQYGVQGLLPKAIVAAYIAFFPLSIGIAKGLSSVLPLQLDLMRTYHAHPLQVFCWVRIPAALPMLFTSLKISAAMALVGAIVAEISIVSFSGLGPMLLSRSYYSDMVGLWVIMGVAAALGILLVQGIGLLEKTLMRWQQPTS; from the coding sequence ATGATGCCTCCTCTGCGAACCTTGAGTGACCGTTGGCTGCCAATTCTCTGCGTAGGGATCCTGTTGCTGCTGGTTTGGGATCCCTTGTCTGTTTGGGTGAATAGCCCGGCAGCAGAACGCCTGTTGGAGCGGGGGACGGCGGATTGTCGGACGGTATTGGAATGTGCGCGCCAGTTGCGCAACCCGATTTTGCCTTCTTTGGGGCAGTTGAGTCGGGGGTTGGCGAATATGGCGTTGCCGCTCACTTCTACTAGCACGGTCGGGTACAATGCCCTGATCACAGCAGCAGAAACGTTGGTGGGTTTGGGGCTGGCTTTGCTGGTGGGATTTGCAACGGCGGTGGCGCTGGTGTTTTCGCGGGCCTTTGAGCGGATGATGCTGCCCTGGATTGTGGCTTCCCAGAATGTACCGATTGTGGCTTTGGCGCCGGTATTGGCGGTGCTGTTGGGGCAATACGGGGTACAGGGATTGTTGCCTAAGGCGATTGTGGCGGCCTATATTGCTTTTTTTCCGTTGTCGATTGGTATAGCTAAGGGGTTGAGCAGTGTACTGCCTTTGCAGTTGGATTTGATGCGCACTTATCATGCCCACCCGCTGCAGGTGTTTTGCTGGGTGAGGATCCCGGCGGCTTTGCCGATGCTGTTTACGAGCCTAAAAATTTCGGCGGCGATGGCCTTGGTGGGGGCGATTGTGGCGGAAATTTCGATCGTCAGCTTCTCTGGGTTGGGGCCGATGTTGCTGAGCCGTTCCTACTACAGCGACATGGTTGGGTTGTGGGTGATCATGGGGGTGGCGGCGGCCCTGGGGATCCTTTTGGTGCAGGGGATCGGACTGCTGGAGAAGACCTTGATGAGGTGGCAGCAACCCACTTCGTAA